GCCCGACCGTGCGGCGCCGGTAGACGAGGATGGCCAGCCCGACCAGGCAGGCGATGCCCGCTGGCAGCCCGCCGAGCAGCGCCACGATGTGATATAGCTCCTGGCTCATCCCGGCCCGCTCGGTCCAGCTCTGCGGCACGATCAGCCCCAAGAAGTGGCCGACCGCCACGAAGAGGATGCCGAAGTGGAACAGCGGGCTACCGATCCGCAGCAGCTTGTCCTCGTAGAGCTGGGAGCTTCGGGTGGTCCACCCGAACTTGTCGTAGCGATAGCGCCAGACGTGGCCCACGACGAAGGTCGCCAGGCAGATGTAAGGGAAGATCACCCAGAGAAAGGTGCTCATCGGGGGGCTCCTACGGGGATGGTCGAGCCGAGAGACTGGGGGGTGTGCGGTGCGCTGCCGGGGGGCGCGCACCCGTCGGTCGGAGGTGTGCGCAGGCCGTCGAGGGCGGGGTCCATGGCGTAGGGCGCGTCGTCGATCCCGACCGTCTCCTGCGGCGGTCCTTGGGCGATGAGCCGCGCGAGGGCCTGCTCGTCGTCGCCGTCGAGGTCGGGCAGGGTGGCCCGAAGGGCCGCGACCACGTCCAACCAGGGTGAGCCGCGCCGGTCCAGGGCCCGCCGGAGGAGCTCGATGCCGACCCGATGGTCGTTGAGGACCTTCCAGGCCGTGTCGGGGGCAACGGTCGCGCCGAACTCCAGCACGACGGGCAGGTAGTCAGGAAGCTCCGCATCGGCGTCGCCCAGCTCGACCCCGTGCTGGCGGTAGAGCTGCTTGAACTGCACCAGTGCCACGCCCCGGTTGCGGGTGTCCCCGTGCAGGAAGTAGGTCAGGTGCAGGGCGCACTTGCGGGTGACGTCGAAGGTGTCGACGTAGTCGCGCTGCAGCTCGGACAGGCCGACGGCCTCCGCGTGCTCGAGGAACCGGCTCAGCGGCTCACCGGCCGACGGCGGCAGGCCTCCGGCCACCTCCCGGAGCGCCGCCAGGTGCCTGGGCAGGTCCTCGCGGGGGTAGTCCAGCAACAGTGAGCACAGCTGCCAGGCGTCGGCCTGCGCGCGCGCGTCGAACCGGGGGCTGCTGCGCCGGTGGCGCCGCCAGGGCATCATCGCTGCTGTCCTTCGTCCGCGCCGGCGACGTTGTCCGGTCGGGCCTGGCCGTCCTCGAACACGGACCAGTCGTCGGTGGACTGGTGCGGGCTGCCACCACCCGAGGGGGCCTCGACACCCTCCTGGCGCTCGGGGAAGAGACCTTCGGGCATGCCGCG
This genomic window from Serinicoccus chungangensis contains:
- the narJ gene encoding nitrate reductase molybdenum cofactor assembly chaperone; this encodes MMPWRRHRRSSPRFDARAQADAWQLCSLLLDYPREDLPRHLAALREVAGGLPPSAGEPLSRFLEHAEAVGLSELQRDYVDTFDVTRKCALHLTYFLHGDTRNRGVALVQFKQLYRQHGVELGDADAELPDYLPVVLEFGATVAPDTAWKVLNDHRVGIELLRRALDRRGSPWLDVVAALRATLPDLDGDDEQALARLIAQGPPQETVGIDDAPYAMDPALDGLRTPPTDGCAPPGSAPHTPQSLGSTIPVGAPR